A section of the Humulus lupulus chromosome 2, drHumLupu1.1, whole genome shotgun sequence genome encodes:
- the LOC133816635 gene encoding late embryogenesis abundant protein D-34-like, with amino-acid sequence MSQEQPRRTQSDPEPTKYGVVFNVSNELTEKPIASLDASMKQTAESTILGQTQKSGPVCTMLQASADQIEGASVVGHVDVSDVARAEGVTVTETDVPGYRTVTESVGGQVVDPYGQSMATALLSEVSALTIEDALEATAKILRHKTVDQRDAAAIQAAEARATGSNVVTPGGLAAMAQSTATFNYGIDLGEKYKFKLGDILTGATTKLPVDKAATRQDAEVVENAEMQNNPNQTTQPGGVAASVKAAARLNETGRI; translated from the exons atgagTCAGGAACAGCCACGGAGGACTCAAAGCGACCCAGAACCGACCAAATACGGCGTCGTTTTCAACGTATCGAATGAACTCACAGAGAAACCTATTGCTTCCCTGGACGCTTCCATGAAGCAAACTGCTGAATCGACCATATTGGGCCAGACCCAGAAGAGCGGTCCAGTCTGTACGATGCTGCAGGCCTCAGCGGACCAAATTGAAGGAGCCAGCGTTGTTGGCCACGTGGACGTCTCCGACGTGGCTAGAGCCGAAGGTGTTACCGTTACGGAAACTGACGTGCCTGGATACCGGACAGTGACCGAATCAGTCGGTGGACAG gttGTTGATCCGTATGGTCAGTCGATGGCCACAGCTCTGCTGAGTGAGGTGAGTGCATTAACAATAGAAGACGCTCTAGAAGCGACGGCGAAGATCCTTAGGCATAAGACGGTAGACCAAAGAGACGCGGCGGCGATTCAAGCTGCGGAGGCTAGAGCGACGGGCAGTAATGTCGtaacaccaggtggcctcgccgCCATGGCTCAGTCAACGGCGACATTCAATTACGGTATCGATCTTGGCGAGAAATACAAGTTTAAGCTCGGAGATATTCTCACC GGCGCGACTACGAAACTGCCGGTTGACAAGGCGGCGACACGGCAGGATGCTGAAGTGGTAGAGAATGCAGAGATGCAGAACAACCCGAATCAGACGACACAGCCAGGCGGAGTAGCGGCGTCTGTGAAGGCAGCTGCTAGACTCAACGAAACTGGTCGTATATGA